In Primulina eburnea isolate SZY01 chromosome 3, ASM2296580v1, whole genome shotgun sequence, one DNA window encodes the following:
- the LOC140826969 gene encoding LOW QUALITY PROTEIN: phosphoribosylamine--glycine ligase, chloroplastic-like (The sequence of the model RefSeq protein was modified relative to this genomic sequence to represent the inferred CDS: inserted 3 bases in 2 codons) has translation MVGPEAPLVSGLANDLVEAGIPTFGPSSEAAALEGSKDFMKRLCDKYAIPIAKVLKSFTDHLAAKEYIKNEGSPIVVKADGLAAGKGVVIAMTLEEAFEAVDLMLVKNVFGSAGYRVIIEEYLEGEEASFFAIVDGENAIPLESAQDHKRVGDGDTGPNTGGMGAYSPXPVLTKEFESVVMKSIILPTVKGMAAEGCKFVGVLYAGLMIEKKSGVPKLIEYNVRFGDPECQVLMVRLESDLIQVLLAARRGKLSGLSLEXSAMVVVMASEGYPGSYNKGTVIRNLEEAEQIASAVKVFHAGTGLDSDGNFIATGGRVLGVTAKGIDLKEARGLAYQAVEQINWPEGFYRRDIGWRALPRKQYVTET, from the exons ATGGTCGGCCCAGAGGCGCCTCTTGTTTCTGGCCTTGCTAATGATCTTGTTGAAGCTGGTATTCCTACCTTCGGCCCCTCGTCGGAGGCTGCTGCCTTGGAAGGGTCGAAAGACTTCATGAAACGTTTATGTGACAAATATGCAATTCCAATCGCTAAGGTATTAAAATCC TTCACAGATCATTTGGCTGCAAAAgaatatataaaaaatgaaGGTTCCCCCATTGTTGTAAAAGCAGATGGCTTAGCGGCAGGAAAAGGAGTTGTTATTGCAATGACATTAGAGGAAGCATTTGAAGCCGTCGACTTGATGCTtgtgaaaaatgtttttggttCTGCTGGTTATCGTGTCATTATTGAAGAGTATCTGGAAGGAGAAGAAGCATCGTTCTTTGCTATAGTAGATGGAGAGAATGCCATACCTTTAGAATCTGCTCAGGATCATAAACGAGTTGGTGATGGGGACACCGGGCCTAATACTGGTGGAATGGGTGCATACTCTCC GCCCGTCTTAACAAAAGAATTCGAATCTGTTGTTATGAAATCTATAATTCTTCCTACGGTGAAGGGAATGGCTGCAGAAGGCTGCAAATTTGTGGGTGTTCTATATGCTGGGCTTATGATCGAGAAGAAGTCTGGAGTACCAAAGctgattgaatataatgttcGATTTGGAGATCCAGAGTGCCAG GTACTGATGGTTCGTTTAGAGTCCGATCTAATACAAGTTCTACTTGCAGCTCGCAGAGGAAAGCTAAGTGGCTTATCCCTCG GCTCAGCCATGGTTGTGGTCATGGCAAGTGAAGGGTATCCTGGAAGCTACAACAAGGGGACAGTAATCCGAAACCTCGAAGAAGCAGAACAAATAGCCTCAGCTGTTAAGGTATTCCATGCTGGTACTGGTCTCGACTCCGATGGCAACTTCATCGCCACTGGTGGGCGTGTTCTTGGTGTCACTGCTAAAGGGATCGATCTTAAAGAGGCACGGGGTTTAGCGTACCAAGCTGTCGAGCAAATTAACTGGCCAGAAGGGTTCTACAGGCGAGATATTGGATGGCGAGCTCTGCCTAGAAAACAGTATGTGACAGAAACTTGA
- the LOC140826970 gene encoding uncharacterized protein, producing MEVASLCNRITIAGAPLLVLSSINNSHCSLICTSKFYPSISRSFKAKCCYDNGMNVDSDDDPVTASTAYAILGTEPHCSPAQLKAAFRIKVKQFHPDVMRDGRNSDTMIRRVIQAYEILSNYSRSEIIERECMDPFDQPESEAIDLFVNEVLCIGKGCPYSCVNSAPHAFKFSSLSGSAFAASQGHGEDYRVRVAVGQCPRSCIHYVTPSQRIILEELLSGIIGMPYDTSAEADLMYSLIVKAKYENNRYTSPKKKNTNVSNKHVDWFEV from the exons ATGGAAGTCGCTTCGCTGTGCAATCGGATTACCATTGCAGGAGCACCGCTCTTAGTCTTGAGCTCCATTAACAATAGTCACTGCTCATTGATTTGCACTTCTAAATTCTACCCGTCAATTTCGCGCTCGTTCAAAGCCAAGTGTTGTTACGATAATGGGATGAACGTAGATTCAGATGATGACCCTGTGACGGCTTCTACGGCGTATGCCATCCTGGGAACGGAACCACATTGCTCACCTGCACAGCTGAAAGCTGCTTTTCGAATCAAA GTTAAGCAGTTTCATCCAGATGTGATGAGAGATGGGCGAAATTCGGATACAATGATTCGTCGAGTGATTCAAGCCTATGAG ATTCTATCAAACTACAGTAGATCAGAAATTATTGAGAG AGAATGCATGGATCCATTCGACCAACCAGAATCTGAGGCTATTGATCTCTTTGTGAACGAGGTTCTTTGCATTGGCAAAG GCTGTCCATATTCGTGTGTGAATAGTGCTCCTCAtgctttcaaattttcttcACTATCTGGATCAGCATTTGCAGCTTCTCAGG GCCACGGTGAAGATTATCGAGTTCGGGTTGCTGTGGGTCAGTGTCCAAGAAGTTGTATTCATTATGTTACGCCATCTCAGAGAATTATTCTAGAGGAGCTTCTTTCTGG CATAATAGGCATGCCATATGATACTTCAGCTGAGGCAGACTTGATGTATTCCCTGATTGTTAAAGCGAAGTACGAGAATAATCGCTACACAAGTCCTAAGAAAAAGAACACTAACGTTTCAAATAAGCACGTTGATTGGTTTGAAGTGTAG
- the LOC140826968 gene encoding uncharacterized protein isoform X2: MASAASAEAPRSSSCLKVEALKCIDITRLSQLELQALSLCSASSFDLRSTDDVVCPQLDRSLFNESAGSRRQTYSRLLHRSHFRLPGPHPSLKPPRDSYPSSDPVNHSIIHYLKHFMNGNHNPPPPAPPPAPPHAEAMLSVTEGTKRPVFQGLQENLRIKLHAAEKKRKRAIKDNNLNRKGFLESGVGGELQKVNNKGEVVNFEELEKNGDELFAQELRSRTAGLVTEEDVLGFLWSLEGQWCSTRKKRKYVDAGMFGDSLPIGWKLLLGIRRRDFRPSIYCRRYISPTGQQFLSCQEAASFLKSYFGSSDADLPRDQKTYGIQRACVESTAKGVTWHDMPPHSTLDRASSGAHENKECSKSIENLPEVQVQDAFECAKCKLTFDEKNVYLQHLFAFHQKTTKRCRIGTPVGEGVIIKDGKYECQFCHKVFEERRSYNGHVGVHVRNSGKNSSEITAPPSIQKNEKSPSQESLLPRTSKMDALVEIAQSSINNTPKFKTCEQTKKDLPPVAFNLEETPVACGSHELNLFSAPVVQEEDKVDRSAYIDLNAHGSQAMMDTDSMVINDYTSNVDIKIDDKCVNDSEYIGSCDIDKYGKSNIEMNFGNGCSNPSNDHLEDARGLTVGEIDFPSAVASVPLTQSFQFFPSLDSMSNKVEHEFSLAGQKLGNATEFEELRFDDLEPFKYGFMNGEELQSFSGSSMNLGNIAGIVDGFNSSVTFGSEDVTFNALDANQLTTVCVWCRAEFKLDSVESEAPSESIGYMCPTCKDKISGHLDGGLSMNPRGF; encoded by the exons ATGGCTAGTGCTGCCTCGGCCGAAGCACCACGATCCTCGTCCTGTTTAAAGGTGGAAGCTTTGAAGTGCATAGACATCACAAGGCTCTCCCAATTGGAACTGCAAGCTCTCTCTCTTTGCTCGGCTTCCTCCTTCGACCTACGCAGTACAGACGATGTTGTTTGTCCCCAACTCGATCGCTCGCTCTTCAACGAGTCCGCCGGCAGCCGCCGACAGACCTACTCGCGCCTCCTGCACCGTTCCCACTTCCGACTTCCCGGCCCACACCCATCCCTTAAACCTCCCCGTGATTCTTACCCCTCCTCCGACCCCGTAAACCACTCTATCATCCATTACCTGAAGCACTTTATGAATGGCAACCACAATCCTCCTCCACCTGCTCCGCCTCCGGCTCCTCCGCATGCGGAGGCGATGCTTTCCGTGACGGAGGGTACCAAGCGACCAGTTTTTCAAGGATTACAAGAAAATCTGAGGATCAAACTCCATGCAGCGGAGAAGAAGCGGAAAAGGGCGATAAAAGACAATAATTTGAACAGAAAAGGTTTTTTGGAGAGTGGCGTCGGTGGTGAGCTGCAAAAAGTGAATAATAAGGGTGAGGTGGTGAATTTTGAGGAGTTGGAGAAGAATGGTGATGAACTATTCGCTCAAGAATTGAGGAGCAGGACTGCGGGATTAGTAACCGAGGAGGATGTTTTAGGGTTTTTATGGAGTTTGGAGGGGCAATGGTGTAGCACTAGAAAGAAGAGGAAATATGTTGATGCAGGTATGTTTGGAGATTCATTGCCCATTGGCTGGAAGCTCTTGCTTGGAATCAGGAGGCGAGATTTTCGTCCTTCCATCTATTGTCGCAGATACATAAG CCCTACTGGACAACAATTTTTATCATGCCAGGAGGCTGCATCCTTTTTAAAATCTTATTTTGGGAGTAGCGATGCAGATCTTCCAAGGGATCAGAAGACTTATGGCATTCAGCGGGCATGTGTTGAGTCAACTGCAAAG GGTGTCACATGGCATGACATGCCACCACATTCTACTTTGGATAGAGCCTCATCTGGTGCACATGAGAATAAAGAATGCTCAAAGAGCATAGAAAACCTTCCTGAAGTTCAGGTTCAAGACGCCTTTGAATGTGCCAAATGCAAGTTGACTTTTGATGAGAAGAATGTGTACTTGCAGCATCTGTTTGCATTCCACCAGAAGACAACGAAAAGGTGCAGAATTGGGACTCCTGTCGGGGAAGGGGTGATCATTAAAGATGGGAAATATGAATGTCAGTTCTGTCACAAGGTCTTTGAAGAAAGGCGAAGTTATAATGGCCATGTTGGTGTCCATGTGAGGAATTCTGGGAAAAATTCCAGTGAAATAACTGCTCCTCCAAGCATCCAGAAGAATGAAAAATCTCCATCGCAGGAGTCTTTGCTTCCAAGGACATCAAAAATGGATGCGTTAGTTGAAATAGCCCAAAGTTCAATAAATAATACCCCGAAGTTTAAAACTTGTGAACAAACCAAAAAAGATCTTCCTCCTGTTGCATTTAACTTGGAAGAAACTCCTGTTGCCTGTGGTAGTCACGAATTAAATTTGTTTTCTGCTCCTGTAGTACAGGAAGAAGATAAGGTTGACAGATCTGCTTACATAGACTTGAATGCACATGGTAGCCAAGCCATGATGGATACTGATAGTATGGTGATAAATGATTACACCTCAAATGTGGACATTAAAATAGATGACAAGTGCGTAAATGACTCGGAATATATTGGGTCATGTGACATTGATAAATACGGAAAGAGTAATATAGAAATGAATTTTGGTAATGGGTGTTCAAATCCAAGTAATGATCATCTAGAAGATGCTCGTGGATTAACTGTTGGAGAAATTGATTTTCCAAGTGCAGTTGCTTCTGTGCCCTTGACTCAATCCTTTCAGTTCTTCCCTTCCTTGGACTCTATGTCAAATAAG GTAGAACATGAATTTTCTTTGGCTGGTCAGAAGCTTGGGAATGCTACAGAATTCGAGGAGCTGAGGTTCGATGACCTGGAACCCTTCAAGTACGGCTTTATGAATGGAGAAGAGTTGCAATCTTTTTCAGGAAGCTCCATGAATTTAGGAAATATAGCTGGGATTGTTGATGGGTTTAATTCCTCAGTTACATTTGGTTCGGAGGACGTTACGTTTAACGCACTAGATGCAAATCAGCTAACAACGGTGTGCGTATGGTGCAGAGCAGAGTTCAAACTTGACAGTGTTGAATCAGAAGCTCCATCAGAATCCATTGGCTATATGTGTCCAACTTGCAAGGATAAAATCTCTGGGCACTTAGATGGCGGTCTCTCCATGAATCCTCGTGGTTTCTGA
- the LOC140826968 gene encoding uncharacterized protein isoform X1, with translation MASAASAEAPRSSSCLKVEALKCIDITRLSQLELQALSLCSASSFDLRSTDDVVCPQLDRSLFNESAGSRRQTYSRLLHRSHFRLPGPHPSLKPPRDSYPSSDPVNHSIIHYLKHFMNGNHNPPPPAPPPAPPHAEAMLSVTEGTKRPVFQGLQENLRIKLHAAEKKRKRAIKDNNLNRKGFLESGVGGELQKVNNKGEVVNFEELEKNGDELFAQELRSRTAGLVTEEDVLGFLWSLEGQWCSTRKKRKYVDAGMFGDSLPIGWKLLLGIRRRDFRPSIYCRRYISPTGQQFLSCQEAASFLKSYFGSSDADLPRDQKTYGIQRACVESTAKNVHSDIKKGVTWHDMPPHSTLDRASSGAHENKECSKSIENLPEVQVQDAFECAKCKLTFDEKNVYLQHLFAFHQKTTKRCRIGTPVGEGVIIKDGKYECQFCHKVFEERRSYNGHVGVHVRNSGKNSSEITAPPSIQKNEKSPSQESLLPRTSKMDALVEIAQSSINNTPKFKTCEQTKKDLPPVAFNLEETPVACGSHELNLFSAPVVQEEDKVDRSAYIDLNAHGSQAMMDTDSMVINDYTSNVDIKIDDKCVNDSEYIGSCDIDKYGKSNIEMNFGNGCSNPSNDHLEDARGLTVGEIDFPSAVASVPLTQSFQFFPSLDSMSNKVEHEFSLAGQKLGNATEFEELRFDDLEPFKYGFMNGEELQSFSGSSMNLGNIAGIVDGFNSSVTFGSEDVTFNALDANQLTTVCVWCRAEFKLDSVESEAPSESIGYMCPTCKDKISGHLDGGLSMNPRGF, from the exons ATGGCTAGTGCTGCCTCGGCCGAAGCACCACGATCCTCGTCCTGTTTAAAGGTGGAAGCTTTGAAGTGCATAGACATCACAAGGCTCTCCCAATTGGAACTGCAAGCTCTCTCTCTTTGCTCGGCTTCCTCCTTCGACCTACGCAGTACAGACGATGTTGTTTGTCCCCAACTCGATCGCTCGCTCTTCAACGAGTCCGCCGGCAGCCGCCGACAGACCTACTCGCGCCTCCTGCACCGTTCCCACTTCCGACTTCCCGGCCCACACCCATCCCTTAAACCTCCCCGTGATTCTTACCCCTCCTCCGACCCCGTAAACCACTCTATCATCCATTACCTGAAGCACTTTATGAATGGCAACCACAATCCTCCTCCACCTGCTCCGCCTCCGGCTCCTCCGCATGCGGAGGCGATGCTTTCCGTGACGGAGGGTACCAAGCGACCAGTTTTTCAAGGATTACAAGAAAATCTGAGGATCAAACTCCATGCAGCGGAGAAGAAGCGGAAAAGGGCGATAAAAGACAATAATTTGAACAGAAAAGGTTTTTTGGAGAGTGGCGTCGGTGGTGAGCTGCAAAAAGTGAATAATAAGGGTGAGGTGGTGAATTTTGAGGAGTTGGAGAAGAATGGTGATGAACTATTCGCTCAAGAATTGAGGAGCAGGACTGCGGGATTAGTAACCGAGGAGGATGTTTTAGGGTTTTTATGGAGTTTGGAGGGGCAATGGTGTAGCACTAGAAAGAAGAGGAAATATGTTGATGCAGGTATGTTTGGAGATTCATTGCCCATTGGCTGGAAGCTCTTGCTTGGAATCAGGAGGCGAGATTTTCGTCCTTCCATCTATTGTCGCAGATACATAAG CCCTACTGGACAACAATTTTTATCATGCCAGGAGGCTGCATCCTTTTTAAAATCTTATTTTGGGAGTAGCGATGCAGATCTTCCAAGGGATCAGAAGACTTATGGCATTCAGCGGGCATGTGTTGAGTCAACTGCAAAG AATGtgcattctgatatcaaaaagGGTGTCACATGGCATGACATGCCACCACATTCTACTTTGGATAGAGCCTCATCTGGTGCACATGAGAATAAAGAATGCTCAAAGAGCATAGAAAACCTTCCTGAAGTTCAGGTTCAAGACGCCTTTGAATGTGCCAAATGCAAGTTGACTTTTGATGAGAAGAATGTGTACTTGCAGCATCTGTTTGCATTCCACCAGAAGACAACGAAAAGGTGCAGAATTGGGACTCCTGTCGGGGAAGGGGTGATCATTAAAGATGGGAAATATGAATGTCAGTTCTGTCACAAGGTCTTTGAAGAAAGGCGAAGTTATAATGGCCATGTTGGTGTCCATGTGAGGAATTCTGGGAAAAATTCCAGTGAAATAACTGCTCCTCCAAGCATCCAGAAGAATGAAAAATCTCCATCGCAGGAGTCTTTGCTTCCAAGGACATCAAAAATGGATGCGTTAGTTGAAATAGCCCAAAGTTCAATAAATAATACCCCGAAGTTTAAAACTTGTGAACAAACCAAAAAAGATCTTCCTCCTGTTGCATTTAACTTGGAAGAAACTCCTGTTGCCTGTGGTAGTCACGAATTAAATTTGTTTTCTGCTCCTGTAGTACAGGAAGAAGATAAGGTTGACAGATCTGCTTACATAGACTTGAATGCACATGGTAGCCAAGCCATGATGGATACTGATAGTATGGTGATAAATGATTACACCTCAAATGTGGACATTAAAATAGATGACAAGTGCGTAAATGACTCGGAATATATTGGGTCATGTGACATTGATAAATACGGAAAGAGTAATATAGAAATGAATTTTGGTAATGGGTGTTCAAATCCAAGTAATGATCATCTAGAAGATGCTCGTGGATTAACTGTTGGAGAAATTGATTTTCCAAGTGCAGTTGCTTCTGTGCCCTTGACTCAATCCTTTCAGTTCTTCCCTTCCTTGGACTCTATGTCAAATAAG GTAGAACATGAATTTTCTTTGGCTGGTCAGAAGCTTGGGAATGCTACAGAATTCGAGGAGCTGAGGTTCGATGACCTGGAACCCTTCAAGTACGGCTTTATGAATGGAGAAGAGTTGCAATCTTTTTCAGGAAGCTCCATGAATTTAGGAAATATAGCTGGGATTGTTGATGGGTTTAATTCCTCAGTTACATTTGGTTCGGAGGACGTTACGTTTAACGCACTAGATGCAAATCAGCTAACAACGGTGTGCGTATGGTGCAGAGCAGAGTTCAAACTTGACAGTGTTGAATCAGAAGCTCCATCAGAATCCATTGGCTATATGTGTCCAACTTGCAAGGATAAAATCTCTGGGCACTTAGATGGCGGTCTCTCCATGAATCCTCGTGGTTTCTGA